Within Cercospora beticola chromosome 6, complete sequence, the genomic segment TCACAAATGGTAGAATGACACTCAGCGCAACCTGACTTCCCACCAGCGCATCTGACAAGCCCTGCTTTCCCAATGTTCCCGCGACCAGAATCGCAGGTACGATGGAGATCGAACGTGTCAGAAGTCTGGTAACCCATGGTTTGAGCTTCCAATTGATTTGGCCTTCGGCAATCATTTGACCAGCGAGTGTGCAGACGATGCCGGCAGAGCAGCCTGATAGCAACAGTGCAACTGCGAACACGGTTGCTGCAGCGTGGGCGATCTGTTCGCGGAGGAGATTGTAGATGCCGAAGAGGTCGGCATCATCTGCGCCGGATATTTTATAGAGCGAGGCACCGCAAACGATGAGAATTGCGCTGTTGATGAACAGAGCGAAGGTGAAGAGAGAGATCGCGAGCTCGATGATGCTGTATTTCATGCAAGCTTTGATGGCGGCCATGGAGGGACGGTATTTGCGGTCGATGCTAGCCGAGTCATCGTCAAGCTCACTGTCGACGTTGTAGGTTTTGTGTTTCTGATCAAAGTGTCTGAGGCGTGGCTTGACGAGTCCGGAGCCTAGATACAGGGAGTGAGGCATGACTGTCGCGCCGAGGATACCGCAAGATTGGTACAGACTGACACGTGTTAGATGAAGAGTATTTCTCGATGTTGTGGAAAGTACTCACCCTTTGCTTTCTACGAGGGCGCTCGATGGCAGGTACCCTCTGAAGACCTCTCCGGGCGTTGTTCCCTGGATCAATGATAGCTGGTAACAGAAACACACTACCACGCCCAGGACCAACAGCATCACGAAACCTTCGAATAGTCGAAGTGCCTTCATGGAGCCTTCTGGCCTGTAGAACAGTAATATAAACATGACATCCACGATTGAGATCGCACATCCTGCAACGACGGGCAGTTTTGGGGCCAAGAGATTCAGAGCGATCGCGAAACCAATCACCTCTGCAATGTCCGTCGCTATGACTGCTGcttcgccgaagaagaacaaaAAATAGTTCAGCCATGGAGGACAGTGATCCTTGTTCATCTGCGCCAGATCCCTTCCCGTGACAGTGCTCATCTTAATGCATAGCGACTGCAGAAAGATGGCGAAAATGTTCGAAAGAAGTACCATGAATAAGAGCTTGAACTGATACGTCGCTCCTGCTGCCGCATCTGTCGCATAGTTGCCAGGATCGATGTACGCCACTGCAATCATGAAACCAGGTCCGATGAAGCGGACGTACTTCCAGATCACTTTTCGGAAGCGATCCAGAGGTTGCTGCCAAGGTGGCAGCTTGCGTGGGTTTGGTGGTGTGGTGCCGAGTGTGTCCTCGAGCATGCGACCTCCAAACCCTGGGGTGGCGATGGGTGAAGTTCCATCGCCGTCCACTGACATGCCCTTCTCCGGCGGCTGGTGGTCGCGATCGCCTTGCATCTCTGCGAATCCGGACTCTGCTCCATTTTGATTCTTCAGCTTGTGGTCGTGCTGGACTCTGGCACTCGCCACCTTGCCCAGTTCGCTTCTCGTGATTTCAGCGAGCGGATTTGGATTCTGATTCCAGTCCGGAGGCATGTCCGGTTCGGTTCTCGATGGACAATTCATGCTTCGGAGTCTTTGCCGCAGACAAAGAAAAGAGGAAGACAAAGGAGTCGCAAGGTGTTCGACTGCGAAGAAAGTtggcgacagcgaggcgTCCGAGGTGTGATTCGTAGGAATGCGATACTGCCTCACCGCGGACCAAAGTAGACCATCGAGGTGTTATTCGACGCGTAATGGGGAAGAGTCCTGACTTCGATTTGATGACAGGCGCCCGGTCGCGCCCGAGACGAGCAGATCCATTGGGTAATTGCCGCTCATTGTGCCTTCCCCGCTGCAACCTTCGCGTCAGCCACTATTTCCGCTCACTATAGCGCCCTCTTTGTGAGGTCAGATCTACGTGGCGTGTGGGACGGAGTGAACGCCTATACGAGCTGAGAA encodes:
- a CDS encoding uncharacterized protein (antiSMASH:Cluster_4), giving the protein MNCPSRTEPDMPPDWNQNPNPLAEITRSELGKVASARVQHDHKLKNQNGAESGFAEMQGDRDHQPPEKGMSVDGDGTSPIATPGFGGRMLEDTLGTTPPNPRKLPPWQQPLDRFRKVIWKYVRFIGPGFMIAVAYIDPGNYATDAAAGATYQFKLLFMVLLSNIFAIFLQSLCIKMSTVTGRDLAQMNKDHCPPWLNYFLFFFGEAAVIATDIAEVIGFAIALNLLAPKLPVVAGCAISIVDVMFILLFYRPEGSMKALRLFEGFVMLLVLGVVVCFCYQLSLIQGTTPGEVFRGYLPSSALVESKGLYQSCGILGATVMPHSLYLGSGLVKPRLRHFDQKHKTYNVDSELDDDSASIDRKYRPSMAAIKACMKYSIIELAISLFTFALFINSAILIVCGASLYKISGADDADLFGIYNLLREQIAHAAATVFAVALLLSGCSAGIVCTLAGQMIAEGQINWKLKPWVTRLLTRSISIVPAILVAGTLGKQGLSDALVGSQVALSVILPFVSAPVIYYTSRNKYMHVVTTTTTTTSAGGDRSETETPETRREVVNMRNHWLVAVIAGAIWLIIVIMNVANIVLTGLGVN